A single region of the Pseudomonadota bacterium genome encodes:
- a CDS encoding Rieske (2Fe-2S) protein: protein MEEEKKEKTGEDLSRRDFLANTAMTLGLVGSLGAGAVYSVKFMVPAKKEAKFSDVLIGNVKDLPASAAKEFIDGQGKKALLVNNGQEVKAFSKICPHLGCEVEWHPEKKEFYCPCHDGYFDANGKNIAGPPPRPLDEFKVKDKDGNIYVALKEV from the coding sequence ATGGAAGAAGAAAAAAAAGAAAAAACCGGTGAAGATTTAAGTCGTCGCGACTTTCTGGCCAACACCGCCATGACCCTGGGGCTGGTTGGCAGTCTCGGTGCCGGAGCTGTTTACAGCGTCAAGTTCATGGTACCGGCCAAAAAAGAGGCCAAGTTCAGCGACGTGTTGATCGGCAACGTCAAGGACTTGCCGGCCAGCGCCGCCAAAGAATTCATTGACGGGCAGGGGAAAAAAGCGCTGCTGGTCAACAACGGCCAGGAGGTCAAGGCATTCTCAAAAATCTGCCCCCACCTGGGCTGTGAGGTGGAGTGGCACCCGGAGAAAAAGGAGTTTTACTGCCCCTGCCACGACGGGTATTTTGACGCCAATGGCAAGAACATCGCCGGACCGCCACCTCGCCCGCTGGACGAGTTCAAAGTGAAGGATAAAGACGGTAACATTTATGTCGCCCTGAAAGAGGTGTAA
- a CDS encoding DUF3365 domain-containing protein: protein MQQLKKFFNRLSFKYFCGVAGLLIIGMFGIFFHFYQVEKVFIISQVDKQARILCQQVLLTRSWLADMGGVYVEKRAGLEANPYLEDGVIRAGDTYKEYLLRNPAMVTRELSEYASQMGLYRFRLTSTRLINMDNVPDGTERLALDLFRRKSVKEYTVQQELDGRQVFRLIAPMYVESACLSCHQYQGYEIGDLRGCISIIIPNCEVERKLVSLKYSFFWAGAFLVLIAVVALFYLNHLLAIKPLKRLRRKMQRFERDVDYQVSASKRHDEIGDLERVFARMADSVRASRAQMEEKIVRATAELRTMNEALQEANRRLKQADERKTDFLATVSHELRTPLTTIRGGVEYLLKTVADREQVVFLRLLDKNIGNLVLMVNNLIDLARIELNKLELDIEEVNLKELLAEVVLFFQVMARDKNITISIDGLQEKIVPFDYRRMNQVFLNLFHNAIKFSPIGGTVSLVMTSTDDEVAVTVVNQGKMISEDELKTIFTRYQSRARGGSRRSAGLGLAITRGLVEAHGGRLEVSSTAVETRFTVILPLKLCGMGEDLEFQE from the coding sequence TTGCAGCAGTTGAAAAAGTTTTTTAACCGCTTGAGCTTCAAGTATTTCTGCGGGGTTGCCGGATTGTTGATTATCGGCATGTTCGGTATCTTTTTCCATTTTTATCAGGTGGAAAAGGTGTTTATCATCAGTCAGGTGGATAAACAGGCCCGCATCCTCTGTCAGCAGGTACTGTTGACCCGCAGCTGGCTTGCGGATATGGGCGGTGTTTACGTGGAGAAGAGAGCCGGGCTGGAGGCGAATCCTTATCTTGAAGATGGGGTTATCCGGGCTGGCGATACCTATAAGGAATACCTGTTGCGCAATCCGGCCATGGTGACCAGGGAGTTATCCGAATATGCCAGTCAGATGGGTCTTTACCGTTTTCGTTTGACCAGTACCCGGCTGATCAATATGGATAATGTTCCTGATGGTACCGAGCGGCTGGCTCTTGATCTTTTCCGCCGGAAATCAGTTAAAGAGTATACTGTTCAGCAGGAACTGGATGGCCGGCAGGTTTTTCGCCTCATTGCCCCCATGTATGTGGAATCTGCCTGCCTTTCATGCCACCAGTATCAGGGTTATGAAATTGGTGACCTCAGGGGCTGCATCAGCATTATTATTCCCAATTGCGAAGTTGAACGGAAGCTGGTGTCTCTCAAGTATTCATTTTTTTGGGCTGGGGCTTTCCTGGTTCTGATAGCCGTCGTAGCTCTCTTTTATCTTAACCACCTGCTGGCCATAAAACCATTGAAAAGGCTGCGCCGGAAAATGCAGCGTTTTGAAAGGGATGTTGATTATCAGGTTTCCGCTTCGAAGCGCCACGATGAAATTGGTGACCTGGAGCGCGTTTTCGCCCGCATGGCTGACAGCGTGCGTGCAAGCCGGGCGCAGATGGAAGAGAAAATAGTTCGGGCGACGGCGGAGCTGCGGACCATGAATGAGGCCTTGCAGGAAGCGAACCGTCGGCTTAAACAGGCGGATGAGCGTAAAACCGATTTCCTGGCCACCGTTTCCCACGAGTTGCGTACCCCGTTGACTACCATCCGGGGTGGGGTGGAATATCTGCTGAAAACCGTAGCTGACCGGGAACAGGTCGTTTTTTTGCGGCTCCTTGATAAAAATATCGGCAACCTGGTCTTGATGGTCAACAATCTCATCGATCTGGCCCGCATTGAGTTGAACAAGCTTGAGCTTGATATTGAGGAAGTCAACCTTAAGGAATTACTGGCTGAGGTGGTGCTTTTCTTCCAGGTGATGGCCCGGGACAAGAATATTACTATTTCTATTGATGGTTTACAGGAGAAGATTGTCCCCTTTGATTACCGGCGGATGAACCAGGTATTTCTCAATCTGTTCCACAATGCCATTAAATTTTCTCCCATTGGCGGTACTGTTTCCCTGGTAATGACATCGACTGATGATGAAGTTGCGGTTACCGTCGTCAACCAGGGGAAGATGATCTCTGAAGATGAGTTGAAGACCATTTTTACCCGTTATCAAAGCCGGGCCCGCGGTGGTTCGAGAAGAAGTGCCGGTCTCGGTCTGGCTATCACCAGGGGGTTGGTGGAGGCCCACGGCGGTCGCCTGGAAGTCAGTTCGACCGCGGTTGAAACCAGGTTTACCGTTATTTTACCTTTGAAGTTATGCGGCATGGGTGAAGATCTTGAGTTTCAGGAGTAG
- a CDS encoding response regulator transcription factor, protein MAEKTIMVVDDDPDIVTVLQGNLVLAGFAVLAAANGQETLDLLARESVDLLILDLTLPDLDGLQLCRKIKAAGYEMPIIMLTARDSVADKVLGFECGADDYLVKPFSFLELEARINASLRRQKKQKEQRPLSINCGVLKIDCPARRVWLADRSINLTKKEFDLLYFLALHVGETLSRDDLRHALWGKKNLYSWSRTIDVHIQHLRQKIERNPESPELIVTVTGVGYRLDDANA, encoded by the coding sequence ATGGCAGAGAAAACAATTATGGTGGTCGATGATGATCCTGATATCGTGACTGTCCTTCAGGGCAATCTGGTCTTGGCCGGTTTTGCCGTTCTTGCGGCTGCCAACGGTCAGGAGACCCTTGATCTGCTTGCACGGGAATCAGTAGACCTGCTTATTCTTGATCTGACCCTGCCCGACCTTGATGGCCTGCAGTTATGTCGGAAAATCAAGGCCGCCGGTTATGAGATGCCGATTATCATGTTAACGGCCAGGGATTCGGTGGCTGATAAGGTCCTTGGATTTGAATGTGGTGCCGATGACTACCTGGTGAAACCTTTTTCTTTCCTGGAACTGGAAGCCAGGATCAATGCCAGTCTGCGAAGACAGAAAAAACAGAAAGAACAACGGCCTCTCAGCATTAATTGTGGGGTGTTGAAAATAGATTGTCCTGCTCGCCGGGTATGGCTGGCTGACCGGAGCATAAATCTGACCAAGAAGGAATTTGATTTACTTTACTTTCTGGCCCTGCATGTTGGCGAGACCCTGTCCAGGGATGATCTGAGACATGCTTTGTGGGGTAAGAAAAACCTTTATTCCTGGAGTCGGACCATTGATGTTCACATACAACATCTGCGGCAGAAAATTGAGCGGAATCCGGAATCTCCGGAACTGATTGTCACCGTAACCGGAGTTGGTTATCGGCTGGATGATGCCAATGCCTGA
- a CDS encoding Crp/Fnr family transcriptional regulator yields the protein MEMNMEVNDLIASSPLFSGLPEPYLQELVAICEPQLLPKGQWIFSEGDEGNGFYLVQSGRVKIYKLSPNGKEQILHIFGTGEPFGEVPVFAGQSFPAHAVSLEKSRLLFFPRQAFIQLIEKYPAMALNMLAVLSRRLRQFTVMIDSLSLKEVPGRLAAYLLYLSKQQDNAKKIELDITKTQLASLLGTIPETLSRMLAKISNQGMVELNGSHIVIIDRPALEDLASLGKIDI from the coding sequence ATGGAAATGAACATGGAAGTAAATGACCTGATAGCCTCTTCACCATTATTTTCCGGTTTACCGGAGCCCTACCTGCAGGAACTGGTTGCGATCTGTGAGCCGCAACTGCTGCCAAAAGGCCAGTGGATTTTTTCCGAAGGTGATGAAGGGAATGGTTTTTATCTGGTGCAGAGCGGTCGGGTGAAAATATATAAATTATCACCAAACGGCAAGGAACAGATTCTCCACATTTTTGGGACGGGTGAACCATTTGGCGAAGTACCGGTATTTGCCGGCCAGAGTTTTCCTGCCCATGCTGTTTCCCTGGAGAAGAGCCGGCTGTTATTCTTTCCTCGTCAGGCATTTATTCAATTGATAGAAAAGTATCCAGCCATGGCGCTGAATATGCTGGCAGTCCTATCCCGACGTCTGCGCCAGTTTACCGTTATGATTGATTCCTTGTCCCTGAAAGAGGTTCCCGGACGGCTGGCGGCCTATCTTCTCTATCTGAGCAAACAACAGGACAATGCCAAAAAAATAGAGTTGGATATTACTAAAACCCAACTGGCCAGCCTGCTTGGTACCATCCCCGAAACTTTGTCACGTATGCTGGCCAAAATCAGCAATCAAGGTATGGTGGAGCTTAATGGTTCCCATATTGTGATTATTGACCGGCCGGCGCTTGAAGATTTAGCTTCCCTGGGTAAAATAGATATATGA
- a CDS encoding cytochrome ubiquinol oxidase subunit I gives MYPIFEFPVVGGGMIIALIATFHILPCHLATGGFWITYFLERKAYAENDLGLLEFLKKFTLMVLIFCFVTGSLTGVGIWFASTIISPRAISGLIHNYVWGWATEWVFFIIEIVTIYIYYYTFGKISQKAHLRIGLLYALAAWISMVIITGILAFMMTPGKWTETGGFFDGFFNPTYWPQLFFRTSMMLAIAGAYAAVVASFIADLKTRKTVIKTAGAWGLAGLLAGGLFAFWYYHKLPARTLEIIDSFAYAKTMFNVSLVAAAIAGIYFVILLFGVTRVARPVITIGMIIIIFIGIGGGESVREIGRRPYLIPGYLYSNQVIAHDVEAKGIRSEVDKFSDSGILSDYYFIPDSLRQVNEKNYLHAGEVITKLECVICHTMEKDGRSSLPGLVNNMGMTSAEDLFYFLESLGDYPYMPAFAGTEVERRAAAVFISQLSGDETAAEVDPQWILHGDE, from the coding sequence ATGTATCCAATTTTTGAGTTTCCTGTGGTTGGCGGGGGGATGATTATTGCCTTAATTGCCACATTTCACATTCTTCCCTGTCACCTGGCTACCGGTGGTTTTTGGATTACCTATTTTCTTGAACGGAAAGCCTACGCTGAGAATGATCTCGGTCTGCTGGAATTTTTGAAAAAGTTTACCCTCATGGTGCTGATATTCTGTTTTGTGACCGGATCATTGACCGGGGTCGGCATCTGGTTTGCCAGTACCATCATCAGCCCCCGGGCTATTTCCGGGCTGATTCATAACTATGTCTGGGGCTGGGCTACCGAGTGGGTTTTCTTTATTATTGAGATTGTGACCATTTATATCTATTATTATACCTTTGGTAAAATTTCTCAAAAGGCCCATTTGCGTATCGGGCTGCTTTATGCTCTGGCCGCCTGGATCAGCATGGTGATTATCACCGGTATTCTGGCTTTCATGATGACCCCGGGGAAGTGGACTGAAACCGGTGGCTTTTTTGACGGCTTCTTCAATCCCACCTATTGGCCGCAGTTATTTTTCCGGACTTCGATGATGCTTGCCATTGCCGGTGCTTACGCGGCGGTGGTCGCCAGTTTTATCGCCGATCTGAAAACCAGGAAAACCGTCATTAAAACCGCCGGTGCCTGGGGCTTGGCTGGTCTGCTGGCCGGGGGGCTGTTTGCCTTCTGGTATTATCACAAACTGCCGGCCCGCACCCTGGAGATTATTGACTCCTTCGCCTATGCCAAGACCATGTTCAATGTTTCCCTGGTGGCGGCGGCCATCGCCGGTATTTACTTTGTCATCCTGCTTTTCGGAGTGACCAGAGTAGCCAGGCCGGTGATCACCATAGGAATGATTATTATCATTTTTATCGGTATCGGCGGCGGGGAGAGCGTGCGGGAAATCGGCCGACGTCCCTACCTGATTCCCGGATATCTCTACAGCAACCAAGTGATAGCCCATGATGTAGAGGCCAAAGGGATTCGCTCCGAAGTGGATAAGTTTTCAGATAGTGGCATCCTCTCGGATTACTATTTTATCCCTGATTCCCTGCGGCAGGTGAATGAAAAAAATTACCTGCATGCCGGTGAAGTCATAACCAAGCTGGAATGTGTTATCTGCCATACCATGGAGAAGGACGGCCGCAGTTCCCTCCCGGGCCTGGTCAATAATATGGGAATGACCTCGGCAGAAGATCTTTTTTATTTCCTGGAATCCCTGGGAGATTATCCCTATATGCCTGCATTTGCCGGGACGGAGGTGGAACGCCGGGCGGCAGCGGTATTTATTTCCCAGCTCTCAGGGGATGAAACGGCGGCGGAGGTGGATCCCCAGTGGATATTGCATGGGGATGAATAA
- the prxU gene encoding thioredoxin-dependent peroxiredoxin (Most members of this family contain a selenocysteine.), translated as MAEKKGLGCAAPTGSVVGDQESGVEERQTKNMEEVKTMVTVKIGQKAPDFNAPAFINGDFTQVKLSDYLGKWVLLCFYPGDFTFVUPTELTAVAARYNEFKDLDVEVFAVSVDSVFVHKIWQEEELSKMVDGGVPYPLLSDGAGSLGKIYGVYDEAAGVDVRGRFLIDPDGVVQAMEILTPPVGRSVDETLRQVQAFQHVRKTGGSEVCPSGWTPGKTVLNPGPDLVGKVWKVWKPE; from the coding sequence ATGGCAGAGAAAAAAGGTCTTGGGTGTGCTGCCCCGACCGGTTCTGTAGTGGGTGATCAAGAAAGTGGAGTGGAGGAACGTCAAACAAAAAATATGGAGGAGGTAAAGACAATGGTAACAGTGAAAATTGGCCAAAAGGCTCCTGATTTTAACGCGCCGGCTTTTATCAATGGAGATTTCACCCAGGTGAAGTTGTCCGATTATCTTGGCAAATGGGTTCTTCTTTGTTTTTATCCCGGTGATTTCACCTTTGTCTGACCGACCGAATTGACGGCGGTCGCCGCGCGATACAATGAATTTAAGGACTTGGATGTGGAAGTATTCGCAGTCAGTGTTGACAGTGTTTTTGTTCATAAAATCTGGCAGGAAGAGGAACTTTCAAAAATGGTTGATGGCGGAGTTCCTTATCCGCTGTTGTCAGATGGTGCTGGCAGTTTAGGAAAAATTTATGGTGTCTATGACGAAGCTGCCGGGGTTGATGTTCGCGGACGTTTTCTTATCGATCCGGACGGGGTAGTTCAGGCTATGGAGATTTTAACTCCGCCGGTCGGGCGCAGCGTCGATGAAACCCTGCGACAAGTTCAGGCTTTTCAGCATGTGCGGAAAACCGGTGGTTCTGAAGTATGTCCTTCGGGTTGGACCCCCGGGAAAACAGTGCTGAATCCGGGGCCGGACCTGGTGGGCAAGGTATGGAAGGTGTGGAAACCGGAATAA
- a CDS encoding flavodoxin domain-containing protein, with protein MAKVLVVYFSRTGNTEKMADFVAEGVRFAGAEVELKKVGTIKKEEDLAGYDGYIFGCPTYHRDMTQNFKTFLFLAEKAGLAGKVAGAFGSYTHSGDAPKVIADTMEYVLKMNLVNLGSFNALEAKLKSDDPEIIKACQDYGKAVASLI; from the coding sequence ATGGCAAAAGTATTGGTTGTGTATTTCAGTCGGACGGGAAATACGGAAAAAATGGCTGACTTTGTGGCTGAAGGGGTTCGCTTTGCCGGGGCTGAGGTGGAATTAAAAAAAGTTGGAACCATTAAAAAGGAAGAAGATCTTGCTGGTTATGACGGTTATATTTTCGGCTGTCCGACCTATCATCGTGATATGACCCAGAACTTTAAAACCTTCCTCTTTTTGGCGGAAAAAGCCGGGTTGGCCGGCAAGGTTGCCGGTGCCTTTGGTTCCTATACTCATTCAGGCGATGCTCCAAAAGTGATTGCCGATACCATGGAGTATGTTTTGAAAATGAATCTGGTCAACCTGGGATCTTTCAATGCTCTTGAGGCAAAACTTAAGTCAGATGATCCTGAAATCATCAAAGCCTGTCAGGATTATGGCAAGGCAGTGGCTTCACTTATTTGA
- a CDS encoding DUF2997 domain-containing protein, with the protein MEEIQVEIDQHGNVQVQVSGAEGGKCLDLTKHMEQLLGGEISQREFTREYYIQETVSQDEKISD; encoded by the coding sequence ATGGAAGAGATTCAGGTTGAAATAGACCAACATGGCAACGTTCAGGTTCAAGTATCCGGAGCGGAAGGTGGCAAATGTCTGGATTTAACCAAACACATGGAGCAGCTGCTGGGCGGCGAAATCAGTCAGAGAGAATTCACCCGGGAATATTATATCCAGGAAACAGTCAGCCAGGATGAAAAAATTTCCGATTAA
- a CDS encoding DUF1257 domain-containing protein translates to MSHFTKVETKITELLFLKKAISDMDLAYEEGKLKAKGWLWKKAKADIIIPTKSGYDIGFQFNGKSYDVVADWDSIGDIDQGDFVNELSQRYAYNVVSDTLAQQGFILAEEKTEGGKIKMTMRKAS, encoded by the coding sequence ATGTCGCATTTCACCAAGGTTGAGACCAAAATAACTGAATTACTTTTTTTGAAAAAAGCCATCAGCGATATGGACCTCGCATATGAAGAAGGGAAGCTGAAAGCCAAGGGCTGGCTTTGGAAAAAAGCTAAAGCAGATATAATCATTCCTACAAAAAGTGGCTATGATATTGGCTTTCAGTTTAACGGCAAATCATATGATGTCGTTGCCGATTGGGACTCCATCGGGGATATTGACCAGGGAGATTTTGTCAACGAACTCAGTCAGCGCTATGCCTATAATGTTGTCAGCGACACCCTGGCTCAACAGGGTTTTATCCTGGCCGAAGAAAAAACAGAGGGTGGAAAAATAAAGATGACCATGCGCAAAGCATCCTGA
- a CDS encoding AAA family ATPase, with the protein MNFLEHLNVIMRSNHSLINVVTYEETRLITMLAESSLFKDKNIIQWDLANGFKAIQGNISQLKKLERPDPLLCLREIEKSKVGTIFILRDFHYHYRESIVIRAIRNLNYELQFTKKCIIIVTPMASLPMELREDVLQLELPLPTYEEIEKQLESIIATTSQHRPPTPQLKEKLVESTLGMSLESIKTMFAQVIITHNVIDERAIEIVLEEKRNIIQKGEILEFFPVREALNDIGGLDSLKNWLRKRSKVFTRKATDYGLPSPKGILIIGIQGTGKSLAAKATAGLWKLPLLRMDLGKVFGSLLGESEENLRNAIRLAETISPCILWIDELEKAFAGSSGSAGDSGTSARILGTFLTWMQEKSKPVFIIATGNDITLLPPELMRKGRFDEIFFVDLPSASEREAIFKVHLEKVRPVIRQFDLQKLSAATDKYSGAEIEQIIFDAMFTAFDDNQREFTEEDIIASVKEIIPISRFMKERIEGLRQWAVSRTRKANSE; encoded by the coding sequence ATGAACTTTCTAGAGCATCTCAATGTTATCATGCGCAGCAACCATTCATTGATCAATGTGGTCACCTATGAAGAAACCCGATTAATTACCATGCTGGCAGAATCTTCATTATTCAAAGATAAAAACATTATTCAGTGGGATCTGGCTAATGGTTTCAAGGCTATTCAGGGAAACATTTCCCAGCTGAAAAAATTGGAACGGCCGGATCCGTTGTTATGCTTACGAGAAATAGAGAAATCAAAGGTCGGCACAATTTTCATCCTCCGTGATTTTCATTACCATTATCGTGAAAGCATTGTTATCCGGGCTATTCGCAACCTGAACTATGAATTGCAATTCACTAAGAAATGCATTATCATTGTCACCCCTATGGCATCCCTGCCGATGGAATTACGTGAGGATGTCCTGCAACTGGAACTACCCCTGCCAACCTATGAAGAAATTGAGAAGCAGCTTGAATCCATCATCGCGACTACCTCCCAGCACCGACCGCCAACCCCACAACTGAAGGAAAAACTGGTAGAGTCAACCCTGGGGATGTCACTGGAAAGCATCAAAACCATGTTTGCCCAGGTCATTATTACTCATAATGTCATTGATGAACGGGCTATTGAAATTGTCCTAGAGGAAAAACGAAACATCATTCAAAAAGGTGAAATACTGGAATTTTTCCCTGTACGCGAAGCTCTCAATGATATTGGTGGCCTTGACAGCCTGAAGAATTGGCTGCGCAAGCGCAGCAAGGTATTCACCCGCAAAGCCACAGACTATGGACTGCCTTCACCCAAAGGCATTCTGATTATCGGCATCCAGGGAACCGGCAAAAGTCTAGCAGCCAAAGCAACAGCCGGGCTCTGGAAGCTGCCATTATTGCGCATGGATCTGGGCAAGGTATTTGGCAGCTTATTGGGAGAATCAGAAGAAAATTTACGTAATGCCATCCGTCTGGCCGAAACTATTTCTCCCTGTATTCTCTGGATTGATGAACTGGAAAAAGCCTTTGCCGGCTCCAGCGGTTCAGCCGGAGACAGCGGTACTTCAGCCCGTATTCTCGGGACATTTCTTACCTGGATGCAGGAAAAGTCAAAACCGGTATTTATCATTGCTACCGGAAATGATATCACCCTGCTGCCCCCGGAATTAATGCGAAAAGGCCGCTTTGATGAAATATTTTTTGTTGATCTGCCATCGGCAAGTGAACGTGAAGCAATTTTCAAAGTACACCTGGAAAAAGTGCGCCCGGTAATTCGTCAGTTTGACTTGCAAAAGTTGTCTGCCGCTACCGACAAGTACAGTGGCGCCGAGATAGAACAAATCATTTTTGATGCCATGTTCACCGCCTTTGATGACAACCAGCGGGAATTTACTGAAGAAGATATTATCGCCAGCGTCAAAGAGATTATCCCTATTTCTCGTTTTATGAAGGAACGGATTGAAGGTTTGCGCCAGTGGGCTGTCTCCAGAACCAGAAAAGCAAATAGCGAATAA
- a CDS encoding HEAT repeat domain-containing protein, translating into MAKQPINIPTSEIIDDLLIDNWELRWQVLDIFYQTRVKVRNFGKSSPYHRSIAKLCKQIINTLQSENDLNLHLIILAVYLLGGMENIFQLLDKLDIANKPKDTAPLLSLKEKIIRGNQSHTFFDYFLLLFEEGLYWGSTVVLSLKLFEPDELLELFCSIKSPENQTLAFKQLQQEFPQVEFNKALTADNLQLIKKNPQLLVFLQPTLEPAVLKQVESMVLANLKNHEHLEITLETCAKLKLSAAIPQITALLNDQNLHPFVTAALEKLGSIIALPPLLSASRSFFGSRKIEAARLLGNYQDQQAIDCLKKLSSSYNKKVREVALHSLACTGQIQSLTTLIDYLIKAPAKEKKKLLGTIAQKHWPDVPEKLVEKVLPLIGDSYLAPEIFAALTTMGHGHLLLPQFKELTTLLKTEHHKAFCLFLAKYADIPAIKNALLPHLQHPDWGFSYQLLHGLQDHFTIKDFPTLFTLLQLRESYKPLTIKERLELGKGDDDFIPAMCNYLNLHPLVAQQLLFTLNNHLLTSKPPVKRKELEDIFAGQAAGLKQLIMESPFEHQEISPEELYVLLLFCTYLDKITVDGVSCFAIVVNKTRKYSGFFSETIWSIILRILQSERASTDTALLPYLDQLLEILRGREEVNELRAIALSIKQWIFSSSRDLAVFIESSRYRDLQVFKVKKVHG; encoded by the coding sequence ATGGCTAAACAACCCATCAATATCCCTACCTCTGAAATTATCGATGATCTATTGATTGATAACTGGGAGTTACGCTGGCAGGTCCTGGATATTTTTTATCAGACTCGTGTCAAGGTCAGAAACTTCGGCAAATCTTCTCCTTATCATCGGAGCATTGCCAAACTTTGTAAACAGATAATCAATACACTGCAAAGTGAAAACGATCTCAATCTGCATCTTATTATCCTGGCAGTATATCTACTTGGAGGGATGGAAAACATCTTTCAGCTTCTGGATAAACTCGATATTGCCAACAAACCCAAGGATACTGCCCCTTTATTGTCTCTAAAGGAAAAGATAATTAGAGGAAACCAGTCTCATACCTTTTTTGACTACTTTCTCCTCCTTTTTGAAGAAGGGCTTTATTGGGGTAGCACGGTGGTCCTGAGCCTTAAGCTTTTCGAACCTGATGAGTTGCTGGAACTTTTTTGCTCCATCAAATCGCCGGAAAACCAAACGCTGGCATTCAAACAACTACAGCAAGAATTCCCTCAGGTTGAATTCAATAAAGCGCTCACTGCTGACAACCTCCAGTTGATTAAAAAAAATCCTCAATTGCTTGTCTTTCTGCAACCAACTTTGGAACCAGCCGTTTTAAAACAGGTTGAATCCATGGTGCTGGCCAATCTGAAAAACCATGAACACCTGGAAATAACCCTGGAGACTTGCGCCAAGCTTAAACTTTCTGCGGCAATCCCCCAAATAACAGCGCTGTTGAACGATCAAAATCTTCATCCGTTCGTCACTGCTGCTTTGGAAAAGCTGGGATCAATTATTGCCTTGCCCCCCCTGCTTTCAGCCAGCCGTTCTTTTTTTGGCAGCAGAAAAATAGAAGCAGCCAGGCTTCTGGGAAATTACCAGGACCAGCAAGCCATTGATTGCCTGAAAAAATTAAGTTCTTCGTATAATAAAAAAGTCAGGGAAGTCGCCCTCCATTCATTGGCATGCACCGGTCAGATACAGTCATTAACAACTCTGATTGATTATCTCATTAAAGCCCCGGCAAAAGAAAAAAAGAAGCTATTGGGTACCATTGCCCAAAAGCATTGGCCAGATGTCCCTGAAAAACTGGTTGAAAAGGTTCTCCCCCTGATTGGAGATTCATATCTTGCTCCTGAAATTTTCGCAGCCCTGACAACTATGGGGCATGGGCACCTACTGCTACCCCAGTTCAAGGAACTAACCACACTGCTAAAAACGGAACATCATAAGGCATTCTGTCTCTTCCTGGCCAAATATGCCGACATACCGGCGATAAAAAATGCCTTGCTGCCCCATTTACAGCACCCCGACTGGGGATTTTCTTATCAATTGCTCCATGGGTTGCAAGATCATTTCACTATAAAAGACTTCCCAACTCTTTTCACTCTTTTACAGCTGCGTGAATCCTACAAACCGTTGACCATCAAAGAACGCCTGGAACTGGGAAAAGGCGATGATGATTTCATCCCGGCCATGTGCAATTATCTGAATCTACATCCCCTGGTTGCCCAGCAACTTCTTTTTACTTTAAACAATCACCTACTGACCAGTAAGCCGCCAGTTAAAAGGAAGGAACTAGAAGACATATTCGCAGGACAAGCGGCAGGGTTGAAACAACTGATCATGGAATCTCCTTTTGAACATCAGGAGATATCCCCGGAAGAATTATATGTCCTGTTATTATTCTGTACTTATCTGGACAAAATTACCGTTGACGGGGTTAGTTGTTTTGCGATAGTAGTCAATAAAACCAGGAAATACAGTGGTTTTTTCAGTGAAACCATCTGGTCAATTATCCTCAGGATTTTACAATCGGAACGTGCCAGCACCGACACCGCTCTCCTTCCCTATCTGGATCAGTTGCTGGAAATTCTGCGTGGCCGAGAAGAGGTTAATGAACTGCGGGCCATTGCCTTGAGCATAAAGCAATGGATTTTTTCCTCCTCACGTGACTTGGCCGTATTTATTGAGTCAAGCCGTTATCGTGACCTTCAGGTTTTTAAAGTAAAGAAAGTCCATGGCTAA